One genomic window of Arthrobacter caoxuetaonis includes the following:
- a CDS encoding ubiquitin-like protein Pup: MATQDRKSTGSRPQDQEEIDEVTPPPAAEPAEQSTANTEGVDDLLDEIDGVLENNAEEFVRGFIQKGGQ, translated from the coding sequence ATGGCAACCCAGGACAGAAAGAGCACCGGATCCCGCCCCCAGGATCAGGAAGAAATTGATGAGGTGACACCGCCGCCGGCAGCCGAACCTGCCGAACAGTCGACGGCCAACACCGAAGGTGTGGACGACCTTCTTGACGAGATTGACGGCGTTCTGGAGAACAACGCAGAAGAGTTTGTCCGCGGCTTTATCCAGAAGGGCGGTCAGTAG
- a CDS encoding FKBP-type peptidyl-prolyl cis-trans isomerase, giving the protein MRKVLAILLPALLLLTACSGDDSSGPLSSVKVSSNGDGSVPTVEFDTPLTVDEPTLVRVNDGDGEELTEGQTASVRLVVLDPENGEAGQETYTAETAEDIAVDESLKQGNEQMYSALVGAPVGSDFAYYVPGSEDSGTQNQFIVFTLTDARDIPTRAWGTDVDPVEGQPAVTLDDDGKPTITVPEADAPTELIAQDLKKGDGAVVEADDTVTVQYHGVKWSDGSVFDSSWERGTTMSFGLDQVVSAWTEGLAGKTVGSQVLIVAPPATAYGSQEGHELQNETLVFVVDILEAK; this is encoded by the coding sequence GTGCGAAAAGTACTAGCTATACTCCTGCCCGCCCTCCTCCTGCTGACCGCCTGCTCGGGCGATGACAGCAGCGGTCCACTGTCCTCAGTCAAGGTCAGCTCCAACGGCGACGGCAGCGTCCCCACCGTGGAGTTCGACACGCCGCTGACCGTTGATGAGCCCACGCTGGTGCGGGTGAACGACGGCGACGGGGAGGAACTCACCGAAGGCCAGACGGCATCCGTCCGCCTTGTGGTCCTTGACCCCGAGAACGGGGAAGCAGGCCAGGAGACATACACGGCCGAGACGGCCGAGGACATCGCCGTGGACGAGTCCCTCAAGCAGGGCAATGAGCAGATGTACAGCGCCCTGGTTGGTGCGCCTGTCGGCTCCGACTTCGCCTACTACGTTCCCGGCAGCGAAGACTCCGGAACGCAGAACCAGTTCATCGTGTTCACGTTGACCGATGCCCGCGACATTCCGACGCGTGCCTGGGGCACCGACGTCGATCCCGTCGAAGGCCAGCCGGCCGTGACCCTGGATGACGACGGCAAGCCCACGATCACCGTGCCGGAGGCAGACGCACCCACCGAACTCATCGCCCAGGACCTGAAGAAGGGCGACGGGGCTGTCGTTGAAGCTGATGACACCGTCACGGTGCAGTACCACGGCGTGAAGTGGTCCGACGGTTCCGTCTTCGACTCCAGCTGGGAGCGGGGAACGACCATGTCCTTCGGCCTGGATCAGGTGGTTTCTGCCTGGACCGAGGGACTGGCCGGAAAGACAGTTGGCTCCCAGGTGCTGATTGTGGCACCTCCCGCCACGGCCTACGGCTCTCAGGAGGGCCACGAGCTCCAGAACGAAACCCTCGTGTTCGTCGTGGATATCCTCGAGGCGAAGTAG
- the prcB gene encoding proteasome subunit beta, translated as MTQPDPAQAVAAAAGSSFSEHLSRHHPDLLPSARRLGSVPAGSAAGAAPQATTIVSLTYAGGVLMAGDRRATMGNMIASRHIRKVFPADNYSVLGIAGTAGIALDMIRLFQVELEHYDKIEGTPMSLDGKSNRLAAMVRQNLPLALQGLAVIPLFAGYDTDRHEGRIFSYDVTGGRYEEYEHHSVGSGSVFARGALKKLWRPGLDEEEAVRVAVESLYDAADDDSATGGPDLVRKLWPVVYIVNAAGIREIPERELHQMAEELVARRSVAGLEA; from the coding sequence ATGACTCAACCGGACCCGGCACAGGCGGTCGCGGCGGCAGCCGGCTCATCGTTCAGTGAGCACTTGAGCCGCCACCATCCCGACCTGCTTCCGTCGGCGCGGCGGCTGGGGTCCGTACCTGCAGGATCGGCAGCCGGAGCCGCCCCGCAGGCCACGACCATCGTGTCGCTGACCTACGCCGGCGGCGTCCTGATGGCGGGGGACCGGAGGGCAACCATGGGTAACATGATCGCCAGCCGCCATATCCGCAAAGTCTTTCCGGCGGACAATTACTCCGTGCTCGGCATCGCCGGGACGGCAGGGATCGCGCTGGACATGATCCGGTTGTTCCAGGTGGAGCTGGAGCACTACGACAAGATCGAGGGCACTCCCATGAGCCTGGACGGCAAGTCCAACCGGCTCGCGGCCATGGTCCGCCAGAACCTTCCGCTGGCACTGCAGGGCCTGGCGGTCATTCCCCTTTTCGCCGGATACGACACCGACCGTCACGAGGGCCGGATCTTCTCCTACGACGTCACCGGCGGACGGTACGAGGAATACGAGCACCACAGTGTGGGCTCGGGTTCCGTCTTTGCACGCGGGGCCCTGAAGAAGCTCTGGCGGCCTGGCCTGGATGAAGAGGAGGCCGTGCGTGTTGCCGTAGAGTCCCTCTACGATGCCGCCGACGACGACTCCGCGACCGGAGGCCCGGACCTGGTCCGGAAGCTGTGGCCCGTGGTGTACATCGTTAATGCCGCAGGAATCCGCGAGATTCCCGAGCGGGAACTGCACCAGATGGCCGAAGAGCTCGTGGCACGGCGTTCAGTCGCCGGGCTGGAGGCATAG
- the prcA gene encoding proteasome subunit alpha: MTQQFYVSPEQLMKDRADFARKGIARGRSVVVLTCRDGIALVAENPSPSLHKLGEIYDRIGFAAVGKYNEFESLRQAGVRYADVRGYSYAREDVSARGLASVYAQSLGSVFTTEGKPFEVELAVAEVGTEPYSDHLYRLTFDGSIADESNYVVMGGQADIVNDSLARTWSPDTSFSQAIEVAVKALSSTRVAPEAGSNGEPPASPPELLGAGLLEVAVLDRDPLSTRGTVRAFRRIGTVELDRLLAGAEGD; the protein is encoded by the coding sequence ATGACACAGCAGTTCTACGTATCGCCCGAGCAACTCATGAAGGACCGGGCGGATTTCGCCCGGAAAGGCATCGCCCGCGGCCGTTCCGTGGTGGTGCTCACCTGCCGTGACGGCATAGCTCTCGTCGCCGAGAACCCGTCGCCCTCCCTCCACAAGCTCGGCGAGATCTACGACCGGATCGGTTTTGCGGCGGTGGGAAAGTACAACGAGTTCGAAAGCCTCCGGCAGGCCGGAGTCCGCTACGCCGACGTGCGGGGATATTCCTATGCCCGGGAGGACGTTTCCGCTCGGGGACTGGCCAGCGTCTATGCCCAGAGCCTCGGTTCGGTTTTCACCACCGAAGGCAAGCCGTTCGAAGTTGAACTCGCGGTCGCCGAAGTAGGGACCGAACCGTACAGCGACCACCTTTACCGCCTGACATTTGACGGTTCGATCGCGGACGAGAGCAACTACGTGGTCATGGGCGGGCAGGCGGACATCGTCAACGATTCACTGGCCCGGACCTGGTCTCCGGACACGTCCTTCAGCCAGGCCATCGAAGTGGCCGTGAAGGCGCTCTCTTCCACCCGGGTTGCTCCAGAAGCGGGATCCAACGGCGAACCGCCGGCGTCCCCGCCCGAGCTGCTGGGGGCCGGCCTTCTGGAGGTCGCCGTCCTGGACCGTGATCCGCTCTCTACCCGGGGGACTGTCCGGGCTTTCCGCAGGATTGGAACCGTTGAGCTGGACCGCTTGCTGGCCGGCGCGGAAGGAGACTGA
- the pafA gene encoding Pup--protein ligase codes for MDRRIFGVETEFGIAYSGPDSRPLSPEEVARYLFRKVVSWGRSSNVFLTNGSRLYLDVGSHPEYATAECDDLAQLIAHDRAGELILDDLVDEAEERLQAEGFNGSVYLFKNNTDSAGNSYGSHENYLIPRRLEFSRLADILIPFLVTRQLLVGAGKVLKTQSGSLYAFSQRADHIWEGVSSATTRSRPIINTRDEPHADAEHYRRLHVIAGDSNMSETTSMLKVGTVDLMLRMIEAGVIMRDLRLENPIRSIREISHDLTGSAPLKLANGSSMTALELQHIYLERAADFVDANGAHNRYVPRILDLWGRALDAVETGDISGIDTEIDWAIKKKIVDRYAERSGLDMGSPRLAQIDLTYHDISRKRGLFYLLQSRGETARVVDDSDIKEAVDVPPQSTRAKLRGDFVRRAKAANRDFTVDWVHLKLNDRAQQTVLCKDPFAAVDERVEALLSTL; via the coding sequence ATGGACCGCAGGATCTTCGGTGTGGAAACTGAATTCGGGATCGCCTACTCGGGACCGGATTCGCGGCCTCTTTCACCGGAAGAAGTGGCGCGTTACCTCTTCCGCAAGGTAGTCAGCTGGGGAAGGTCATCGAACGTCTTCCTGACCAACGGATCCCGGCTCTACCTCGACGTCGGATCGCATCCCGAATACGCCACGGCGGAATGTGACGACCTGGCTCAGCTGATCGCCCATGACCGGGCCGGTGAACTGATCCTCGACGACCTCGTAGACGAAGCGGAGGAACGGCTGCAGGCAGAAGGATTCAACGGGAGCGTCTACCTCTTCAAGAACAACACTGACTCCGCAGGTAACTCCTACGGCAGCCACGAGAACTACCTCATTCCCCGCCGCCTGGAATTCTCCCGCCTGGCCGACATCCTGATCCCGTTCCTGGTCACCCGGCAGCTGCTTGTTGGGGCCGGAAAGGTCCTGAAGACACAGTCGGGTTCCCTGTACGCGTTCTCCCAGCGCGCCGACCACATCTGGGAAGGCGTGTCCTCCGCAACGACCCGTTCGCGCCCGATCATCAATACCCGCGATGAACCCCACGCCGACGCCGAGCATTACCGCCGCCTGCACGTCATTGCGGGCGACTCCAACATGTCCGAGACCACCTCGATGCTCAAGGTCGGGACAGTGGACCTGATGCTGCGGATGATCGAGGCAGGCGTGATCATGCGCGACCTCAGGCTGGAGAATCCGATCCGCAGCATCCGGGAAATTTCCCACGACCTCACCGGATCGGCCCCGCTGAAACTGGCCAACGGGTCCAGCATGACCGCCCTGGAGCTGCAGCACATCTATCTGGAGCGTGCTGCGGACTTCGTGGACGCGAACGGTGCGCACAACCGGTATGTTCCGCGCATCCTCGACCTGTGGGGCCGCGCCCTGGACGCTGTCGAAACCGGCGACATCTCAGGGATCGACACCGAAATCGACTGGGCCATCAAGAAGAAGATCGTTGACCGCTACGCCGAGCGCTCAGGGTTGGACATGGGATCCCCGCGCCTGGCCCAGATCGACCTCACGTACCACGACATCTCCCGCAAGCGCGGACTGTTCTACCTCCTGCAGTCCCGCGGAGAAACCGCGCGCGTGGTCGACGACAGTGACATCAAGGAAGCGGTGGATGTCCCGCCGCAAAGCACCCGGGCCAAACTGCGCGGCGACTTTGTCCGCCGGGCGAAAGCTGCCAACCGTGATTTCACCGTCGACTGGGTGCACCTGAAGCTCAATGACCGCGCCCAGCAGACAGTGCTGTGCAAGGATCCGTTCGCCGCCGTGGATGAGCGGGTGGAAGCGCTGCTGTCCACCCTCTGA